The Phoenix dactylifera cultivar Barhee BC4 unplaced genomic scaffold, palm_55x_up_171113_PBpolish2nd_filt_p 000776F, whole genome shotgun sequence genome includes a window with the following:
- the LOC103710563 gene encoding probable glutathione S-transferase: MSKKDEVVVLDFWVSPFAMRVKIALEEKGIKFEAREEDLLGNKSELLLQSNPIYKKVPVLLHNGKPLCESLVILNYVDETWPSPPLLPTSPYERSVAKFWADFVDKKIFEGGSKIWKSKGEALEVAKKEFEECLKLLEGALGEKEYFAGNGFGFVDIVLIPHISWFYGYEQFGGFKVEEQCPKLGAWMKRCLGRESVAKVLPDPAKVHEFICKLRKMHGIE; encoded by the exons ATGTCGAAGAAGGACGAGGTCGTAGTCCTGGACTTCTGGGTGAGCCCTTTTGCAATGAGGGTGAAGATAGCATTAGAGGAGAAAGGCATCAAGTTTGAGGCACGCGAAGAGGACTTGCTTGGAAACAAAAGTGAGCTACTActgcaatcaaatccaatctacAAGAAGGTGCCCGTCTTGCTACACAATGGCAAGCCACTCTGCGAATCCCTGGTCATCCTCAACTACGTCGATGAGACGTGGCCTTCACCACCCTTACTTCCCACGAGCCCTTATGAGCGATCGGTGGCCAAGTTTTGGGCAGACTTTGTGGACAAGAAG ATATTTGAGGGGGGAAGCAAGATATGGAAAAGCAAAGGCGAGGCGTTAGAGGTGGCAAAGAAAGAGTTTGAAGAGTGTTTAAAGCTGTTGGAGGGAGCCCTTGGGGAGAAAGAATACTTTGCAGGGAACGGATTTGGGTTTGTGGACATCGTCCTCATTCCTCACATCTCTTGGTTTTATGGCTATGAGCAATTCGGGGGCTTCAAAGTAGAGGAACAGTGCCCCAAACTCGGTGCCTGGATGAAGAGATGCTTGGGAAGGGAATCTGTTGCCAAAGTGCTTCCTGACCCGGCAAAGGTTCATGAGTTCATCTGCAAGTTGAGGAAGATGCATGGGATTGAGTAG
- the LOC103710562 gene encoding 40S ribosomal protein S20-1, giving the protein MAAAYAPPPMKAAGKLGMEESQEQLHRIRITLSSKNVKNLEKVCSDLVRGAKDKRLKVKGPVRMPTKVLHITTRKSPCGEGTNTWDRFELRVHKRVIDLISSPEVVKQITSITIEPGVEVEVTIADP; this is encoded by the exons ATGGCGGCGGCGTATGCTCCACCTCCGATGAAGGCGGCCGGGAAGCTGGGGATGGAGGAGTCCCAGGAGCAGCTCCACCGCATCCGGATCACCCTCTCCTCGAAGAACGTCAAGAATCTCGAGAAAG TTTGTTCGGATCTGGTGAGGGGAGCCAAGGACAAGAGGCTGAAGGTCAAGGGACCGGTGAGGATGCCCACTAAGGTCCTGCACATCACCACCCGCAAGTCCCCTTGTGGCGAAG GAACCAACACATGGGATCGGTTTGAGCTTCGCGTACAcaagagggtgattgatcttatTAGCTCACCTGAAGTGGTGAAGCAGATCACCTCAATCACCATTGAGCCTGGTGTGGAGGTTGAAGTGACAATTGCTGATCCATGA